Proteins encoded together in one Variovorax paradoxus window:
- a CDS encoding efflux RND transporter periplasmic adaptor subunit, which translates to MNTEERNTPAGRIGKKQWMAIVAVLVLGIAAGALILRTAPAKPEAGGHSEASEHAEGGHHEEEGKAEEKDHDHEHGHGHASGNAGKEQAKGEHKEGEEKIAFTDEQVKAAGVAVESAGPARIKSSVQLPGEIKFNEDRTAHVVPRVAGVVESVSANLGQEVKRGQVLAVLSSPMLSEQRSELQTAQRRLELARTTYQREKKLWEEKISAQQDYLQAEQAMQEAQIAVANANQKLLALGATPASSALGRYELRAPFDGMVVEKHISLGEAVKEDASVFTISDLSTVWAEISVAANHLNLVRIGEPATIRSSAFEQSASGTVSYVGSLIGAQTRTATARVTLTNPQRVWRPGLFVNVELVSSEADAPVTVAADAVQTVEEKPTVFLKVPGGFMPQHVQTGRSDGQRIEIVGGLKPGAAYAASGSFVVKSQQGKSSATHTH; encoded by the coding sequence ATGAACACGGAAGAACGAAACACGCCCGCCGGGCGCATCGGCAAGAAGCAGTGGATGGCGATCGTGGCGGTGCTGGTCCTCGGCATTGCCGCGGGTGCGTTGATCTTGCGCACCGCGCCCGCCAAGCCCGAGGCCGGCGGACATTCGGAAGCGTCCGAGCATGCCGAAGGCGGGCACCATGAGGAAGAAGGCAAGGCGGAGGAAAAGGACCACGATCATGAGCACGGACATGGTCACGCTTCGGGCAACGCCGGCAAGGAACAGGCAAAGGGCGAGCACAAGGAAGGCGAAGAAAAAATCGCTTTCACCGACGAGCAGGTCAAGGCCGCCGGTGTGGCCGTCGAGAGCGCCGGCCCCGCGCGCATCAAGTCATCGGTGCAACTGCCGGGCGAGATCAAGTTCAACGAAGACCGGACCGCCCATGTGGTGCCGCGCGTGGCGGGCGTGGTCGAAAGCGTATCGGCCAACCTTGGGCAGGAAGTGAAGCGCGGCCAGGTGCTGGCGGTGCTCTCCAGCCCGATGCTCTCGGAACAGCGCAGCGAGTTGCAGACGGCGCAGCGCCGGCTCGAGCTGGCCCGCACCACCTACCAGCGCGAGAAGAAGCTGTGGGAAGAAAAGATCTCTGCCCAGCAAGACTACCTGCAGGCGGAGCAGGCCATGCAGGAGGCGCAGATTGCCGTGGCCAACGCCAACCAGAAGCTGCTGGCGCTAGGCGCCACGCCGGCCTCGTCGGCTCTTGGCCGCTACGAGCTGCGCGCACCGTTCGACGGCATGGTGGTCGAAAAGCACATCTCGCTCGGCGAGGCGGTGAAGGAAGACGCCAGCGTGTTCACCATCTCCGATCTTTCGACTGTGTGGGCCGAGATCAGCGTGGCTGCCAACCACCTGAACCTGGTGCGCATCGGCGAGCCGGCGACCATTCGTTCGAGCGCCTTCGAGCAGTCGGCCAGCGGCACGGTGTCGTATGTGGGCTCGCTCATCGGCGCACAGACGCGCACGGCCACGGCCCGCGTCACGCTGACCAATCCGCAGCGCGTGTGGAGGCCGGGGCTTTTCGTGAATGTGGAGCTGGTTTCGTCCGAGGCGGACGCTCCCGTGACGGTAGCGGCCGACGCGGTGCAGACGGTGGAAGAAAAGCCCACCGTCTTCCTCAAGGTGCCCGGCGGCTTCATGCCGCAGCACGTGCAGACCGGCCGCAGCGACGGCCAGCGGATCGAGATCGTGGGCGGCCTGAAGCCCGGCGCCGCCTATGCCGCCAGCGGCAGCTTCGTCGTCAAGTCGCAGCAGGGCAAGAGCTCTGCCACGCACACGCACTGA
- a CDS encoding TolC family protein — protein sequence MRTLFVPLAVLALAAPPAFSQSDAGSNPLPQLPLRQITARTVEPAGPLDLRSALALAQRFNPGLSSATREHEATDAAVLQAGAWPNPVLEAQVEDLRRDNRTTTLLLSQPIELGGKRAARVTAAERARDQAASALLARRAELRASAITLFFEVLVAQERLRLARDSAGLAGAATRAAAHRVAAGKAAPLEETRSRVAEAGIQVELQQAEGALRSARRQLTALWGNPEPRFTQAEGAVDRLPPVEPAQDVEKRLAAAPALRQARLEVERRQALSQLEQARRVPDITVSLGAKRVPADEGMGSTGGRNQVVVGVSVPLPIFDTNRGNVAEALSREDKARDDLAAAELQLGADAAQAAERLRSARATAQTLQRDALPGAEAASKAAGKGFELGKFSFLEALDAQRTLFQVRNQYLLAVADAHRAASELDKLLGTEGDENPRAADVAR from the coding sequence ATGCGCACGCTCTTCGTGCCGCTGGCCGTTTTGGCCTTGGCGGCGCCCCCGGCATTTTCACAATCCGATGCCGGTTCCAATCCTTTGCCGCAGTTGCCGTTGCGGCAGATCACTGCACGCACGGTGGAGCCCGCGGGTCCGCTGGACCTGCGCAGTGCCCTTGCGCTCGCACAGCGCTTCAACCCCGGGCTTTCGTCAGCCACGCGCGAGCATGAGGCCACCGATGCGGCCGTGCTGCAGGCCGGCGCCTGGCCCAACCCCGTGCTCGAGGCGCAGGTGGAAGACCTGCGCCGGGACAACCGCACCACCACGCTGCTGCTGAGCCAGCCCATCGAGTTGGGCGGCAAGCGCGCAGCCCGCGTGACGGCGGCCGAACGCGCGCGCGACCAAGCCGCCTCGGCATTGCTTGCGCGGCGCGCCGAGTTGCGCGCATCGGCGATCACCCTGTTCTTCGAAGTGCTGGTTGCGCAGGAGCGCCTGCGCCTGGCGCGGGACTCTGCGGGCCTTGCAGGGGCGGCAACCCGGGCGGCTGCCCACCGCGTGGCCGCCGGCAAGGCCGCGCCGCTCGAAGAGACTCGCTCGCGCGTGGCCGAGGCCGGCATCCAGGTCGAACTGCAGCAGGCAGAGGGCGCATTGCGCTCTGCGCGCCGCCAGCTCACCGCGTTGTGGGGCAACCCGGAGCCGCGCTTCACGCAAGCGGAGGGGGCTGTCGATCGGCTACCGCCGGTCGAGCCGGCACAAGACGTGGAGAAGCGGCTTGCCGCAGCGCCCGCGCTCCGCCAGGCACGGCTCGAAGTCGAGCGGCGCCAGGCGCTTTCGCAACTGGAGCAGGCCCGGCGCGTGCCCGACATCACCGTATCGCTCGGTGCCAAGCGTGTGCCCGCCGACGAGGGCATGGGCAGCACCGGCGGCCGCAACCAGGTGGTGGTGGGTGTGTCGGTGCCACTGCCGATTTTCGACACCAACCGCGGCAACGTGGCCGAGGCACTGAGCCGCGAAGACAAGGCGCGCGACGACCTTGCCGCGGCCGAGTTGCAACTGGGCGCCGATGCAGCCCAAGCAGCGGAGCGCCTGCGTTCGGCACGCGCCACGGCGCAGACGCTGCAGCGCGATGCATTGCCCGGGGCCGAGGCCGCCTCCAAGGCTGCTGGCAAGGGCTTCGAGCTCGGCAAGTTCAGCTTTCTTGAGGCGCTGGATGCGCAGCGCACGCTCTTCCAGGTGCGCAACCAGTACCTGCTGGCCGTGGCCGACGCGCACCGCGCAGCCAGCGAACTCGACAAGCTGCTGGGCACCGAAGGCGACGAAAACCCGCGCGCGGCCGACGTTGCGCGCTGA
- a CDS encoding heavy metal response regulator transcription factor, with the protein MRILVIEGEPQLGDQLKKGLEENGYAVDVARDGAKGRYLSAEHDYGLILLDAVLPGADGFAVLRAIRRTSTVPVLVLTVRDRVEDRVNGLRQGADEYLVKPFTLPELLARVRALLQRGKPNDATTYRLADLELDLASRKCVRNHQRIDLTAKEFTLLAVLLRQSGQIVTRSTLAEEVWDTTLDSDTNVVEVAIRRLRSKIDDPFDLKLLHTVRGSGYVLENRSWP; encoded by the coding sequence ATGCGAATTCTGGTCATTGAAGGCGAGCCCCAGTTGGGAGACCAGCTGAAGAAGGGCCTGGAGGAGAACGGGTATGCAGTCGACGTTGCGCGCGATGGTGCCAAGGGCCGCTACCTTTCCGCGGAGCACGACTACGGCTTGATCCTTCTCGATGCCGTGCTTCCGGGCGCCGACGGCTTTGCCGTGCTGCGCGCCATACGGCGCACCAGCACAGTGCCCGTGCTGGTGCTCACCGTGCGAGACAGGGTCGAAGACCGTGTGAACGGCCTGCGCCAGGGTGCCGACGAATACCTCGTCAAACCCTTCACTCTGCCCGAACTGCTGGCGCGGGTGCGAGCCCTGCTGCAACGGGGCAAGCCGAATGACGCCACCACCTACCGGCTCGCCGACCTGGAGCTCGACCTCGCAAGCCGCAAGTGCGTTCGCAACCACCAGCGCATCGATCTCACGGCAAAGGAGTTCACGCTGCTGGCCGTGCTGCTGCGCCAAAGCGGACAGATCGTGACGCGCAGCACCCTTGCCGAAGAGGTGTGGGACACCACGCTCGACAGCGACACCAATGTGGTCGAAGTAGCCATTCGCAGGCTTCGCAGCAAGATCGACGATCCTTTCGACCTGAAGCTGCTGCACACCGTGCGCGGCAGCGGCTACGTGCTCGAGAACCGGTCATGGCCTTGA
- a CDS encoding cation:proton antiporter, with product MSATSLLLQLIVILSTARICGWVLRHVGQPSVVGEMAAGLMLGPVVMGALFPSLHAQLFSKSHLEGLSSLSTVGLVLFMFVVGLELRASQGVRAQLKAAGYVGALSVAVPMVLGLAISPALHPALAPAGVGFWPFALFMAAALSITAFPVMARILKDRGLTRTPFGQLSLSAAAVVDVFAWILLTLVVALAGAGDGYTGLLKTTAGVVVLVAVLFFGMKPAFAWLLRTRAPNGEPSTTMMASLMIGLLVCALATEWLHLHAVFGAFLFGACLPRDDRLLSSLTQRIEPISIVVLMPLFFALAGLGTTANAFSGASVGAMLLIVGVATLGKLAGGAIGARMAGYGWRDSLATGSLMNARGLMELIVMKIGLDAGLIGPELFTMLLVMALVTTAMTGPLINLVMGRTKAPAATLDETPARAKP from the coding sequence ATGTCCGCCACCTCTCTCCTGCTGCAACTCATCGTCATCCTGAGCACCGCGCGCATCTGCGGCTGGGTGCTCCGCCATGTGGGCCAGCCGAGCGTGGTGGGAGAAATGGCGGCCGGCCTGATGCTCGGGCCGGTGGTCATGGGGGCGCTGTTCCCCTCGTTGCATGCGCAGCTTTTCTCCAAGAGCCACCTCGAAGGGCTCTCGTCGCTTTCGACAGTGGGCCTGGTGCTCTTCATGTTCGTGGTGGGGCTCGAACTGCGCGCAAGCCAAGGCGTGCGCGCGCAATTGAAGGCGGCGGGCTACGTGGGTGCGCTCAGCGTGGCCGTCCCAATGGTGCTCGGCCTTGCAATCTCTCCGGCATTGCATCCGGCGCTGGCGCCTGCGGGCGTGGGCTTCTGGCCTTTTGCGCTCTTCATGGCAGCGGCGCTTTCGATCACCGCCTTTCCCGTCATGGCGCGCATCCTGAAAGACCGCGGCCTCACGCGCACGCCGTTCGGCCAGCTTTCGCTGAGCGCGGCGGCCGTGGTCGATGTGTTCGCGTGGATCTTGCTGACGCTGGTGGTGGCGCTTGCCGGCGCGGGCGACGGCTACACGGGCCTTCTCAAGACCACCGCCGGCGTGGTCGTGCTGGTGGCCGTGCTGTTCTTCGGCATGAAGCCGGCTTTTGCATGGCTGCTGCGCACGCGCGCCCCCAACGGCGAGCCGTCGACCACCATGATGGCTTCGCTCATGATCGGCCTCTTGGTCTGCGCGCTGGCGACTGAGTGGCTGCATCTGCATGCCGTGTTCGGCGCCTTCCTGTTCGGCGCCTGCCTGCCGCGCGACGACCGTTTGCTGAGTTCGCTCACGCAGCGTATCGAGCCGATTTCCATCGTGGTGCTGATGCCGCTGTTCTTCGCCCTGGCGGGGCTTGGTACCACCGCCAACGCTTTCTCTGGAGCGAGCGTGGGCGCCATGCTGCTGATCGTCGGGGTGGCCACTCTCGGCAAGTTGGCCGGCGGTGCCATTGGCGCGCGCATGGCCGGCTACGGTTGGCGCGACAGCCTGGCGACTGGCTCGCTCATGAATGCACGCGGGCTCATGGAACTCATCGTGATGAAGATCGGCCTGGACGCCGGCCTGATCGGCCCCGAACTCTTCACCATGCTGCTGGTGATGGCGCTGGTGACCACCGCAATGACGGGGCCGCTCATCAACCTGGTGATGGGCCGCACCAAGGCGCCCGCCGCCACGCTGGACGAAACGCCGGCTCGCGCAAAGCCCTAG
- a CDS encoding winged helix-turn-helix transcriptional regulator: MSKPESAQEPTAATASRRPVMRLLEQLGRKGTLRILWELRDGMPQSFRALRVSTGDMSPSVLNDRLKELRAGGIVVLADAGYLLTESGGELVKRLKPLNQWADRWFEAPEQN, encoded by the coding sequence ATGAGCAAACCCGAATCTGCGCAAGAGCCAACGGCCGCTACCGCATCGCGCCGCCCGGTAATGCGGCTGCTGGAGCAATTGGGGCGCAAGGGCACGCTGCGCATCTTGTGGGAGCTGCGCGACGGCATGCCGCAAAGCTTCAGGGCCTTGCGTGTGAGCACGGGGGACATGTCGCCCTCGGTGCTGAACGACCGGCTCAAGGAACTGCGCGCGGGCGGAATCGTCGTGCTGGCCGATGCGGGCTACCTGCTGACCGAATCGGGCGGTGAGCTCGTGAAGCGGCTCAAGCCGCTCAACCAATGGGCCGACCGCTGGTTCGAGGCGCCCGAACAAAACTAA
- a CDS encoding carboxymuconolactone decarboxylase family protein produces the protein MTTLATTDNSAPRIQPLEAPYPEPIADLLARMNPPGRAEVLALFRVLAINPELAERTLGLGRYLLGRKAAIDLHDREVVITRTCARCGAEYEWGVHIAAFGDAAGFSATDRRVMASATADLELLAPRDRLLVQLVDQLHDTSHVDDALWEALGAHWSPPQLIELMMLAGWYHAVSYVCNATRLPLEKWAARW, from the coding sequence ATGACGACCCTCGCGACAACAGACAACAGCGCGCCCCGCATCCAACCGCTCGAAGCGCCCTACCCCGAGCCGATTGCCGACCTGCTGGCGCGAATGAACCCGCCCGGAAGAGCAGAAGTTCTGGCGCTGTTCCGCGTGCTGGCCATCAACCCCGAACTGGCAGAGCGCACGCTGGGCCTCGGCCGGTATCTCCTTGGCCGCAAAGCGGCAATCGACCTGCACGACCGCGAGGTGGTGATCACGCGCACGTGCGCACGCTGCGGCGCAGAGTACGAATGGGGTGTACACATTGCCGCTTTTGGCGATGCCGCGGGTTTCAGCGCCACCGACCGGCGCGTGATGGCCTCGGCCACCGCAGACCTCGAACTGCTCGCACCCCGGGACCGCCTGCTGGTTCAGCTGGTCGACCAGCTGCACGACACCAGCCATGTGGACGATGCGCTCTGGGAGGCTCTGGGCGCCCACTGGAGCCCGCCGCAACTCATCGAGCTGATGATGCTTGCGGGCTGGTACCACGCCGTGAGCTACGTGTGCAACGCGACGCGCCTGCCGCTTGAGAAATGGGCCGCGCGCTGGTGA
- a CDS encoding heavy metal translocating P-type ATPase, producing MTKQNALKPLAPHAHAPVETACCGNSACGSTTAAPTAAVDTADVPKGALLFRIPTMDCAVEESEIRRALEPVRGISGLRFRLGERTMAITADGAALPDALAAIRKAGFKPEPLNDMAGGQPAAIGAGRATGLMTPELLRLVAALVLAIAAETISFLAPEGAAFTAVEMALALGAIGLAGLDTYKKGFAALVRGRLNINALMAVAVTGAFLIGQWPEAAMVMALYAIAEMIEARAVDRARNAIQGLLALAPEQAEVRQPDGSWKTAKADSVALGATVRIRPGERVPLDGVVTEGTSAIDQAPVTGESIPVDKSVGDAVFAGTINQTAALEFRVTAVAANTTLARIIHAVEEAQGSRAPTQRFVDKFAAVYTPAVFVLAIAVALLTPWLMGWGWMQAVYKALVLLVIACPCALVISTPVTVVSALASAARRGILIKGGTYLEEARKLKAVALDKTGTITEGKPRLVESSLLGAAADKDAIFAVASSIAGRSDHPVSKAIAEGLKLQPLEVGDFTALPGRGVQATHEGRGYVLGNHRLMEERGLCSPALEAELKRHEEAGRTVTLLASGNEVLALFAVADTIKPSSRAAMAELRALGVTPVMLTGDNAATASAIGAHAGIEDVRGNLLPEEKLEAVKALQQRHGMAGMVGDGINDAPALAQANIGFAMGGAGTDTAMEAADVVIMNDDLRRLPETIRLSRRAHSVLWQNITLALGIKGVFFVLAVFGSATMWMAVFADMGASLLVVANGLRLMRMPKTSDGG from the coding sequence ATGACGAAGCAGAATGCCCTGAAACCCCTGGCGCCGCACGCCCATGCCCCTGTCGAAACGGCCTGCTGCGGCAACTCCGCCTGCGGATCGACAACTGCTGCCCCCACGGCTGCTGTCGATACCGCCGATGTTCCGAAGGGCGCATTGCTCTTTCGCATTCCCACGATGGATTGCGCTGTGGAAGAGTCCGAGATCCGCCGCGCACTCGAGCCCGTTCGCGGCATCAGCGGGCTGCGGTTTCGGCTCGGCGAACGCACCATGGCCATCACGGCCGATGGCGCTGCGTTGCCCGATGCGCTGGCAGCCATTCGAAAGGCGGGTTTCAAGCCGGAGCCGCTGAACGACATGGCGGGCGGGCAGCCTGCTGCCATTGGCGCAGGGCGCGCCACCGGCCTCATGACGCCGGAGCTCTTGCGGCTGGTTGCCGCGTTGGTGCTGGCCATTGCGGCCGAAACCATTTCTTTTCTTGCACCGGAGGGTGCCGCGTTCACTGCGGTGGAAATGGCGCTTGCGCTGGGTGCCATCGGCCTGGCCGGTCTCGACACCTACAAGAAAGGCTTTGCTGCACTGGTGCGCGGGCGGCTCAACATCAACGCCTTGATGGCAGTGGCCGTGACGGGCGCCTTTTTGATCGGCCAATGGCCCGAGGCCGCCATGGTGATGGCGCTCTACGCCATTGCCGAAATGATCGAGGCACGCGCCGTCGACCGTGCGCGCAATGCCATCCAGGGCTTGCTCGCACTGGCGCCCGAGCAAGCCGAGGTGCGGCAGCCCGACGGCAGCTGGAAGACGGCAAAGGCCGACTCCGTGGCGCTTGGGGCCACTGTTCGCATTCGCCCCGGCGAGCGCGTGCCGCTGGACGGCGTCGTTACCGAAGGCACGAGCGCCATCGACCAGGCGCCCGTCACCGGCGAGAGCATTCCGGTCGACAAGTCGGTCGGTGACGCCGTGTTCGCGGGCACCATCAACCAGACGGCCGCGCTCGAATTTCGGGTGACGGCCGTGGCGGCCAACACCACGCTGGCCCGCATCATTCATGCGGTTGAAGAGGCGCAAGGTTCGCGCGCCCCCACGCAGCGCTTCGTCGACAAGTTTGCGGCGGTCTACACGCCTGCGGTTTTCGTGCTGGCCATTGCGGTGGCGCTGCTCACGCCCTGGCTCATGGGCTGGGGCTGGATGCAGGCCGTCTACAAGGCGTTGGTGCTGCTGGTTATTGCGTGCCCTTGCGCACTCGTCATCTCGACGCCGGTGACCGTGGTGAGCGCGCTGGCCTCGGCCGCGCGGCGCGGCATCCTGATCAAGGGCGGCACCTACCTCGAAGAGGCGCGCAAGCTCAAGGCGGTGGCGCTCGACAAGACGGGCACCATCACCGAAGGCAAGCCGCGGCTGGTCGAGTCGAGCCTGCTTGGAGCCGCGGCTGACAAGGATGCGATCTTCGCGGTTGCTTCAAGCATTGCAGGCCGCTCGGACCACCCGGTCTCCAAGGCCATTGCCGAGGGCCTGAAGCTCCAACCGCTGGAGGTTGGCGATTTCACGGCCCTGCCCGGACGCGGCGTGCAGGCCACGCACGAGGGCCGGGGCTACGTGCTTGGCAACCACCGGCTGATGGAGGAGCGGGGGCTGTGCAGCCCGGCGCTCGAAGCCGAACTGAAGCGCCATGAAGAAGCAGGGCGCACGGTCACGCTTCTGGCTTCTGGCAATGAGGTACTCGCGTTGTTTGCGGTGGCCGACACCATCAAGCCCTCTTCGCGAGCTGCAATGGCAGAGCTGCGCGCGCTTGGCGTTACGCCCGTGATGCTGACCGGCGACAACGCCGCCACGGCCAGTGCCATCGGCGCGCATGCGGGCATCGAAGACGTGCGCGGCAACCTGCTGCCCGAAGAAAAGCTCGAAGCCGTCAAGGCGCTCCAGCAGCGTCACGGCATGGCCGGCATGGTGGGCGACGGCATCAACGATGCGCCCGCGCTCGCGCAGGCGAACATCGGTTTTGCAATGGGCGGCGCCGGCACCGACACGGCCATGGAGGCCGCGGACGTGGTCATCATGAACGACGACCTGCGGCGCCTGCCCGAAACCATTCGCCTCTCGCGCCGCGCACATTCGGTGCTTTGGCAGAACATCACGCTTGCGCTGGGCATCAAGGGCGTGTTCTTCGTGCTTGCGGTGTTCGGCAGCGCGACCATGTGGATGGCGGTGTTTGCCGACATGGGCGCGAGCCTGCTGGTGGTGGCCAACGGGTTGCGGCTGATGCGCATGCCGAAGACGAGCGACGGCGGCTGA
- the cadR gene encoding Cd(II)/Pb(II)-responsive transcriptional regulator, translating into MKIGELAKVANTPVETIRYYEREQLLPEPARTEGNYRIYDDEHAQRLGFIRRCRSLDMTLEEIRSLLRFRDAPDEDCGRVNQLLDDHIGHVAARISELKLLEKQLKALRQQCCGPESAQNCGILQELDTASTAAEPFGQHAGHVHGSLHNTPAAKRSG; encoded by the coding sequence ATGAAAATCGGAGAACTGGCCAAGGTCGCGAACACGCCGGTGGAAACCATCCGGTACTACGAGCGCGAGCAGCTTCTGCCCGAGCCCGCGCGCACCGAAGGCAACTACCGCATCTACGACGACGAGCATGCGCAGAGGCTGGGCTTTATTCGCCGCTGCCGTTCGCTGGACATGACGCTCGAAGAAATCCGAAGCCTGCTGCGGTTTCGCGATGCGCCGGACGAAGACTGCGGCCGGGTCAACCAGCTGCTGGACGACCACATCGGCCACGTGGCCGCCCGCATTTCTGAACTCAAGCTGCTGGAGAAGCAGTTGAAGGCCCTGCGCCAGCAATGCTGCGGACCTGAGTCGGCGCAGAACTGCGGCATCCTGCAAGAGCTGGACACCGCCTCGACCGCGGCAGAGCCCTTTGGGCAGCACGCAGGGCATGTGCATGGGTCGCTGCACAACACCCCTGCCGCGAAGCGTTCCGGCTGA
- the cysE gene encoding serine O-acetyltransferase: MTTTKAAMFSRVRADIRCILERDPAARSAWEVITVYPGFHAVVLHRWAHACWTHGFKWPARFIAHVARWLTGIEIHPAAKIGERVFFDHAMGVVVGETAEIGDGCTIYQGVTLGGTSLYKGTKRHPTLGRNVVVSAGAKVLGGFVVGDGAKIGSNAVVIKPVPAGATAVGIPARIIPSKAGESADVAAPQKFSAYGITQDDDPLSQAMRGLIDNAAGQEHQIALLWQAIEKLSAHPGTKDCVPCDAALDESFEAEKLTQLIGK; this comes from the coding sequence ATAACGACAACAAAGGCAGCGATGTTCTCTCGTGTGCGCGCCGACATCCGGTGCATCCTCGAACGCGACCCGGCCGCGCGCAGCGCCTGGGAAGTGATCACGGTCTACCCCGGCTTTCATGCCGTGGTGCTGCATCGCTGGGCGCACGCTTGTTGGACGCACGGTTTCAAGTGGCCGGCCCGCTTCATCGCGCACGTGGCGCGCTGGCTCACGGGCATCGAGATTCATCCGGCCGCCAAGATCGGCGAGCGGGTGTTCTTCGACCATGCCATGGGCGTGGTGGTGGGCGAGACCGCCGAAATCGGCGACGGCTGCACCATCTACCAGGGCGTGACGTTGGGCGGCACCTCGCTGTACAAGGGCACCAAGCGCCACCCGACGCTGGGCCGCAACGTGGTGGTGAGCGCGGGAGCCAAGGTGCTGGGCGGGTTTGTCGTTGGAGACGGCGCCAAGATCGGCAGCAACGCGGTGGTCATCAAGCCGGTGCCTGCGGGCGCAACGGCGGTGGGCATTCCGGCACGCATCATTCCGTCGAAGGCCGGTGAGAGCGCCGATGTGGCCGCGCCGCAAAAGTTTTCTGCCTACGGCATCACGCAGGACGACGACCCCCTGAGCCAGGCCATGCGCGGGCTGATCGACAACGCCGCGGGGCAAGAGCACCAGATCGCGCTGCTGTGGCAGGCCATCGAAAAGCTGTCTGCGCATCCCGGTACCAAGGACTGCGTTCCGTGTGATGCGGCGCTTGACGAGAGCTTCGAGGCGGAGAAGCTGACCCAACTGATCGGCAAGTAG
- a CDS encoding RNA methyltransferase: MRTRFILIQTSHAGNVGAAARAMKTMGFDDLVLVTPRWANVLRREETIQRASGALDVLNNARIVETLDEALDGVTHLCATAMVPRDFGPPTRTPREHLEPLAKQGDQHVAFLFGSERFGMRNEDVYRCNVALSIPTDPKFGSLNLGAAIQVIAYEWRLALGGYAVRDATAPVQAADAKAVAGMLDHWERSLVDIGFLDPEAPKKLMPRLQQLFNRAQPTPEEIHILRGIAKAMADAANGPRKG, from the coding sequence ATGCGCACCCGTTTTATCCTGATCCAGACCAGCCACGCAGGCAATGTGGGCGCCGCCGCCCGCGCCATGAAGACCATGGGTTTCGACGACCTGGTGCTGGTAACGCCCCGGTGGGCCAACGTGCTGCGGCGGGAAGAAACCATCCAGCGGGCAAGTGGCGCGCTCGACGTGCTGAACAACGCCCGCATCGTCGAAACGCTGGACGAGGCGCTCGACGGCGTAACCCACCTGTGCGCCACCGCCATGGTGCCGCGCGACTTCGGCCCGCCCACGCGCACCCCGCGTGAGCACCTGGAGCCGCTGGCAAAGCAGGGCGACCAGCATGTGGCCTTTCTCTTCGGCTCCGAGCGTTTCGGCATGCGCAACGAAGACGTCTACCGCTGCAACGTGGCGCTGAGCATTCCGACCGACCCCAAGTTCGGCTCTCTCAACCTGGGCGCCGCCATCCAGGTGATTGCCTATGAATGGCGCCTTGCCTTGGGCGGCTACGCGGTGCGCGACGCCACGGCGCCGGTGCAGGCGGCCGATGCGAAGGCGGTGGCCGGCATGCTCGACCACTGGGAGCGTTCGCTGGTGGACATCGGCTTTCTGGACCCCGAGGCGCCAAAGAAGCTGATGCCCCGGCTGCAGCAGCTTTTCAACCGTGCCCAGCCCACGCCCGAAGAGATCCACATCCTGCGCGGCATCGCCAAGGCCATGGCCGACGCGGCCAACGGCCCGCGCAAGGGCTAA